Proteins from one Pseudoliparis swirei isolate HS2019 ecotype Mariana Trench chromosome 22, NWPU_hadal_v1, whole genome shotgun sequence genomic window:
- the LOC130212927 gene encoding G-protein-signaling modulator 1 → MRMRRCHSEPNASKPANRVVFSSMTSLQKEEFFELVATAQARRLDDQRSQLEKSQPPKPKSRGFRGSLKQLSFAKRPAPVPVAVPKEDLYNMILATQAQGRLEDQRSRAPGPMDDEDFCSLLLRVQGGRMDEQRTELPGMLQT, encoded by the exons atgaggatgaggaggtgccACTCGGAGCCCAACGCCTCCAAGCCCGCCAACAGAG TCGTGTTCTCCTCCATGACCTCCCTGCAGAAAGAGGAGTTTTTCGAGCTGGTGGCCACGGCTCAGGCTCGCCGGCTGGATGACCAGAGGTCGCAGCTGGAGAAGTCTCAACCCCCGAAGCCCAAGTCCAGAGGCTTCCGAGGCAGCTTGAAGCAACTCTCTTTTGCCAAACGGCCCGCGCCGGTTCCCGTCGCCGTGCCCAAGGAGGATCTGTACAACATGATCCTCGCCACGCAA GCCCAGGGCAGACTGGAGGACCAGCGCAGCAGGGCTCCTGGTCCCATGGACGACGAGGACTTCTGTTCCCTGCTCCTGAGGGTCCAGGGGGGACGCATGGACGAGCAGAGGACTGAACTACCCGGCATGCTGCaaacctga
- the dnase2 gene encoding deoxyribonuclease-2-alpha has product MEEGKRSPPAMLLFLSLLIFCVPLGGDSSPISCYNDQGDAVDWYYMYKLPKGHGGKSPHRGELYLLMEEGSEGWTNGTGTVNDTTAALGRTVGQLYSQGRNSEVGYILYNDQRPTGGVGDPGGRGGHTKGVVLLDKKQGFWLIHSTPHFPPARRAGRYYYPDSGVTNGQNFLCVTFPLDRFQTIGEQLQINQPNVYDCGVPAALAAAAPALAAVCEIRHPPPARTAASAKPASNRSVTLTSQGGAEFISFAKGASFNNDLYHSWVAPSLGSDLLVQFWIRSSGIRPSDCSLGWKVLDIEVLNPGQTGPFKTSQDHSKWAVSPEGAVSGGGWVCVGDINRNKAEERRGGGTLCRRDPAVWKAYRAAALQCQACGGGGTVQC; this is encoded by the exons ATGGAGGAGGGGAAGCGCAGTCCGCCCGCG ATGCTTCTGTTCCTTTCCCTGCTGATCTTCTGtgtgccactagggggcgacagCTCCCCAATCTCCTGCTACAACGACCAAGGAGATGCTGTTGATTG GTACTACATGTACAAGCTGCCGAAAGGACACGGCGGTAAATCCCCCCACCGGGGCGAGCTGTacctcctgatggaggagggGAGCGAGGGATGGACCAACGGGACGGGGACGGTGAACGACACCACGGCGGCTCTGGGCCGGACGGTGGGACAGCTGTACTCACAGGGACGG AACTCCGAGGTGGGTTACATCCTTTACAATGACCAGAGGCCAACTGGGGGCGTCGGTGAccctggagggaggggggggcacacaAAAG GTGTCGTCCTGCTGGATAAGAAGCAGGGCTTCTGGTTGATCCACAGCACGCCTCACTTCCCCCCCGCGCGGCGGGCGGGACGCTACTACTACCCCGACAGCGGCGTGACCAACGGGCAGAACTTCCTCTGCGTTACCTTCCCGCTCGACCGCTTCCAGACCATCG GAGAGCAGCTGCAGATCAATCAGCCCAACGTGTACGACTGCGGCGTCCCGGCGGCCCTGGCCGCCGCGGCGCCCGCCCTGGCCGCCGTCTGTGAGATACGACACCCGCCGCCCGCTCGCACGGCTGCGAGTGCGAAGCCGGCGTCCAACCGCAGCGTGACTCTGACCTCTCAGGGCGGCGCCGAGTTCATCAGCTTCGCCAAGGGGGCCTCCTTCAACAACG ACCTGTACCACTCCTGGGTGGCCCCCAGCCTCGGCTCGGACCTCCTGGTCCAGTTCTGGATCCGCTCCTCGGGCATCCGGCCCTCCGACTGCTCTCTGGGCTGGAAGGTCCTGGACATCGAGGTCCTCAACCCGGGCCAGACGGGCCCCTTCAAGACCAGCCAGGACCACTCCAAGTGGGCCGTCAGCCCCGAGGGGGCGGTGTCCGGGGGGGGCTGGGTGTGCGTGGGCGACATCAACCGCAACAAGGCGGAGGAGAGGCGGGGCGGCGGCACGCTGTGCCGGCGGGACCCCGCGGTGTGGAAGGCTTACCGCGCGGCGGCGCTGCAGTGCCAGGCCTGTGGCGGAGGAGGGACCGTCCagtgttga